In Streptomyces sp. NBC_01439, the following are encoded in one genomic region:
- a CDS encoding acyl-CoA carboxylase subunit beta, which translates to MTRLGTTVDPHAPEHAQARTAALERLAALDAEHAKALQGGGEKYTARHRARGKLLARERVELLLDPDTPFLELSPLAAWGSDYPVGASMVTGIGTVEGVECLITANDPTVRGGASNPWTLKKALRANEIARQNRLPCISLVESGGADLPSQKEIFIPGGAVFRDLTRLSAEGIPTVAVVFGNSTAGGAYVPGMSDHTIMIKDRSKVFLGGPPLVKMATGEESDDESLGGADMHARVSGLADHYALDEHDAIRQARRVVARLNHRKPRQDPPKAQEPLHDPEELLGIVPPDLKTPFDPREVIARIVDASDFDEFKPFYGPSLVTGWATLHGYPVGILANAQGVLFSAESQKAAQFIQLANQRDIPLLFLHNTTGYMVGKEYEQGGIIKHGSMMINAVSNSKVPHLSVLIGASYGAGHYGMCGRAYEPRFLFAWPSAKSAVMGPQQLAGVLSIVSRQSAAAKGLPYDEEQDAGMRAFVEAQIESESLPMFLSGRIYDDGVIDPRDTRTVLGLCLSAVHNAPVEGARGGFGVFRM; encoded by the coding sequence ATGACCCGCCTCGGCACCACCGTCGACCCGCACGCCCCCGAGCACGCGCAGGCCCGTACCGCCGCGCTGGAACGCCTCGCCGCCCTCGACGCCGAGCACGCCAAGGCCCTGCAGGGCGGCGGCGAGAAGTACACGGCCCGCCACCGGGCCCGCGGCAAGCTCCTGGCGCGCGAGCGCGTCGAGCTGCTCCTCGACCCCGACACCCCGTTCCTGGAACTGTCCCCGCTCGCCGCCTGGGGCAGCGACTACCCCGTCGGCGCCTCCATGGTCACCGGCATCGGCACCGTCGAGGGCGTCGAGTGCCTGATCACCGCCAACGACCCCACCGTCCGCGGCGGCGCCTCCAACCCGTGGACGCTGAAGAAGGCGCTGCGCGCCAACGAGATCGCCCGGCAGAACCGCCTCCCCTGCATCAGCCTCGTGGAGTCCGGCGGCGCCGACCTGCCCTCCCAGAAGGAGATCTTCATCCCGGGCGGCGCGGTCTTCCGCGACCTCACCCGGCTCTCGGCCGAAGGCATCCCGACCGTCGCCGTCGTCTTCGGCAACTCCACCGCCGGAGGCGCGTACGTTCCCGGCATGTCCGACCACACGATCATGATCAAGGACCGTTCCAAGGTGTTCCTCGGCGGTCCGCCCCTGGTCAAGATGGCCACCGGCGAAGAGAGCGACGACGAGTCCCTCGGCGGCGCCGACATGCACGCCCGCGTCTCCGGACTCGCCGACCACTACGCCCTCGACGAGCACGACGCGATCCGCCAGGCCCGCCGCGTCGTGGCCCGCCTGAACCACCGCAAGCCGCGCCAGGACCCGCCGAAGGCCCAGGAACCCCTCCACGACCCCGAGGAACTCCTCGGCATCGTCCCGCCCGACCTGAAGACCCCCTTCGACCCGCGCGAGGTCATCGCCCGGATCGTCGACGCCTCCGACTTCGACGAGTTCAAGCCCTTCTACGGCCCCAGCCTCGTCACCGGCTGGGCCACCCTGCACGGCTACCCGGTCGGCATCCTCGCCAACGCGCAGGGCGTGCTGTTCAGCGCCGAGTCCCAGAAGGCCGCACAGTTCATCCAGCTCGCCAACCAGCGCGACATCCCCCTCCTCTTCCTCCACAACACCACCGGCTACATGGTCGGCAAGGAGTACGAGCAGGGCGGCATCATCAAACACGGCTCGATGATGATCAACGCGGTCTCCAACTCGAAGGTCCCGCACCTGTCCGTACTCATCGGCGCGAGCTACGGCGCCGGCCACTACGGCATGTGCGGCCGCGCCTACGAACCCCGCTTCCTCTTCGCCTGGCCCAGCGCCAAGTCCGCCGTCATGGGGCCCCAGCAGCTGGCCGGAGTGCTCTCCATCGTGTCCCGCCAGTCGGCCGCCGCCAAGGGCCTCCCGTACGACGAGGAACAGGACGCCGGAATGCGAGCCTTCGTCGAAGCGCAGATCGAGTCCGAGTCCCTCCCGATGTTCCTGTCCGGGCGGATCTACGACGACGGGGTCATCGACCCGCGCGACACCCGTACCGTCCTCGGCCTGTGCCTGTCGGCCGTCCACAACGCCCCCGTCGAGGGCGCCCGTGGCGGCTTCGGCGTCTTCCGGATGTGA